In Borrelia sp. A-FGy1, the DNA window GATTATATCAATATTTTGGCATACATTTACAATAGTACTATCAATAAGTAATTCTCCCTTAAGCATTTCATATACATTAAACATAGGTATGTGAACTTTTTTTGATTTCACTGGATCACTATAATAACTAGTAATAGAAGCTTGTGTATCCATGTCAATAAGTAAGACTTTATGTTCTTGTGCTAATAGTTTTGCAAGAATTAAACAAGTTGTGCTTTTACCAACACCGCCCTTGATACTTGCTACTGATATTATTTTAGGTGTTTTTTTAGCTTCCAATCCTCATATCCTCCTATTTTAAAGATTTATTATTAATAAATATATGTCCATTCATAGAATCTAATTAATTTAATAAAAAAATATCAAGAAATATTATTTTCTGTTCTTATACTTATTTTGTTATTATTGTGCATATCTTCCTCTTTTCCTAATCCATTCATAAAGTTGTAAAGATATGTGTTGTCTTTAATCAATTCCCATTCAATATTTTCTATAGTCCTCATATAATTTCTTACTTTCAATCTTATTTTCTTTACTTCTATGCTAGGATATTTTAAAGTTGCTCTATCTAATATTATGCTGAATAATGCACTTCTATTATTTGCTTCTGTTTCTTTACTTGTCTCTACTTTATGGCATTTATTTTTAACATAACTTATGAATCTTGGCAAATCTTGGTACTTATTGTGTTCTAAAATGAAATGAGGCTTAGTTTTATACTTATCAAATAACTTAGCAAATTCTGTGTCTAAATCCTCTTGTTTGTAATGTTTCTTTATAAGTTCTTGTTTTACATTTTCTATCGTTTTTTGTAATAAATCCCTTCGTTTCTTATCAAAATCTTTAGTTATTTGTATACTTTTTTCATAAATAATTCCATTTTTGATTTCGAATTTACCCTTATCACCATTAAAATATTCTACTATCCTAGCGAAACAGCCATATTTATTGAATTTGTACAAATAGTATGGATTTTTATAATTGTTCTTTATAATAGGAAATACAATGGCTTCAAGCTCATTTATATGTATATTATTACATTCTAATTCAATTCGCTTATAGTTTTTTAGGTGGTTTATCTTATTCTCCTCATTAGTATTTAGCTTGGATATAAGATTCAAGATGTTATTTGATTTAAATTCACATTTATTAGCATATTTTACGTGTCTTGTTTTGTTATTCGTATTTCTTTTATTTTTCTTAAAAGATTTTTTTGAAGTTTTTATTAAAGAAAGATTTTCTCTTTTTTCTATATTCTTTATATTATTATTTTTATTACTATTACAATGGTGTTTACCATAGGTATTTTTTGTTAAAATATTTTTATTTTCACTTTTATTTTGTTTTTTTTTCCAATAAGCTTTAAAGCTTTTAGAAAAGCTTTTCTCTTTTTCTTCCATAAAATGATTGTTAATTAATTTATTACATTCTTTTTTGTTATGTAGGAGGGTGTATCTAATCTCACTTCCCTTTTGCTTTCCTTTTCTTTTACAATAATTATCTGTTATTTTTAATTTTTCAAGTATGTATAAGTATTTTCTAAAAGTTTCTTGTGAAATTATCTTTTTGTTAAACCTTTTTTGATTAAGAGTAAAGCAATGGTATAAATACTTTTGTGTATATTGATTATGCTTATTATTTACAAAATCAAGTGTTGATACTAAAATAACAAGATTTGTTTGTTTTGTGCTGCTACACTCAGTGGTCAAGCAATGGTACTTTTTTTGAATGGCATTTGCCATTTTAAATCTCCTTGATATATAAAGTTTCGGTAATTGTTAAGTCTTTATATCTTAACAGTATTAATTTTTTCATAAATTGTTAAAAATGTAAATAGGTTTTAGCTAAAAATAACAAAGAATTTTTTACCTATAATTTCTGTGAAATTTAGGAGGAGATTTCTTTGTTATCTTTAGGTAAAATGAACTAACTTTTAGCTGAAGGTATACAAGATTTTATTTTATTTTTTTGATATTTTTCACTCATTGTTTCTAGTAGTTTATTTTTTTTAAAATTTTTATAAAAGTTTATAAAAATTTTAAAAAAAAGATTATCCTTAGATAAAGTGTTAATTTTTTTTAAAAAAAAATATTAAAAAATTTGCTTTTTAGAAAAAAAGTATATATAATGAATTTGGGTTATAGTTTTTTTGTAAAAATCCT includes these proteins:
- a CDS encoding plasmid maintenance protein: MANAIQKKYHCLTTECSSTKQTNLVILVSTLDFVNNKHNQYTQKYLYHCFTLNQKRFNKKIISQETFRKYLYILEKLKITDNYCKRKGKQKGSEIRYTLLHNKKECNKLINNHFMEEKEKSFSKSFKAYWKKKQNKSENKNILTKNTYGKHHCNSNKNNNIKNIEKRENLSLIKTSKKSFKKNKRNTNNKTRHVKYANKCEFKSNNILNLISKLNTNEENKINHLKNYKRIELECNNIHINELEAIVFPIIKNNYKNPYYLYKFNKYGCFARIVEYFNGDKGKFEIKNGIIYEKSIQITKDFDKKRRDLLQKTIENVKQELIKKHYKQEDLDTEFAKLFDKYKTKPHFILEHNKYQDLPRFISYVKNKCHKVETSKETEANNRSALFSIILDRATLKYPSIEVKKIRLKVRNYMRTIENIEWELIKDNTYLYNFMNGLGKEEDMHNNNKISIRTENNIS